A region from the Chanodichthys erythropterus isolate Z2021 chromosome 5, ASM2448905v1, whole genome shotgun sequence genome encodes:
- the khdrbs1a gene encoding KH domain-containing, RNA-binding, signal transduction-associated protein 1a isoform X2, with protein MDANNKRKNSTGDSKYLPELLAEKDSLDSSFTHAMKLLSAEIERVQKGEPKKESETYLDLFTAKNVRVKERVLIPVKQYPRFNFVGKILGPQGSTIKRLQEDTGAKISVLGKGSMRDKNKEEELRKGGDPKYAHLAMELHVHIEVFAPIPDCYLRMAHAMDEVKKFLMPVDGLDEMHPDAFMDPGFLNGSQDMSGHGRGLGPPGRGRGGPPPPRGRGMLPRGAPRGGAPRGGPGRGAAARGAPVGRGGPPPSTPNRGGAASRSRPPAQSQRMTPASALSHQQHSAKPEAYGEYAYEEPYAEASYEGYESYYSQPAPQPDTEYYDYGHGEAQETYESYKDDWDGGAWGSAGGKAPTARQGKSFREHPYGRY; from the exons ATGGATGCAAACAACAAGAGGAAGAACAGCACCGGGGACAGTAAATATCTGCCGGAGTTATTGGCGGAAAAAGACAGCCTGGACTCCTCGTTCACGCACGCCATGAAACTACTAAGCGCAG AGATTGAGAGGGTGCAGAAAGGTGAACCCAAAAAAGAGTCTGAGACATACTTGGATCTGTTCACCGCCAAAAACGTGAGGGTGAAAGAGCGAGTGCTCATTCCAGTAAAGCAGTACCCTCGA TTTAATTTCGTGGGCAAGATTCTAGGGCCGCAGGGCAGCACGATCAAACGTTTGCAGGAAGATACTGGAGCGAAAATCTCTGTACTGGGCAAAGGATCCATGAGAGATAAGAACAAG GAAGAGGAGCTGCGGAAGGGTGGAGATCCGAAGTATGCACACTTGGCTATGGAGTTGCACGTCCACATTGAAGTTTTTGCTCCCATTCCAGACTGTTACCTGCGTATGGCACATGCCATGGATGAAGTCAAAAAGTTCCTAATGCCT GTGGATGGTCTTGATGAAATGCATCCGGATGCTTTTATGGATCCAGGGTTTTTGAATGGCTCCCAGGATATGTCTGGCCATGGCAGAGGCCTCGGCCCTCCTGGCAGAGGCCGTGGTGGCCCACCACCCCCTAG GGGTCGCGGTATGCTCCCTCGTGGAGCACCACGTGGAGGAGCTCCAAGAGGCGGTCCAGGACGTGGAGCTGCAGCAAGGGGAGCTCCCGTGGGACGAGGTGGTCCTCCACCCTCCACACCAAACAGAGGAGGTGCCGCCTCTCGGTCAAGACCACCAGCACAGTCTCAGAGGATGACACCAGCATCGGCTCTCTCCCACCAACAGCACTCGGCCAAACCAGAAGCTTACGGTGAATAT GCTTATGAAGAACCATATGCGGAGGCTTCCTATGAAGGATATGAGAGCTATTACAGTCAACCTGCTCCACAGCC AGACACAGAGTATTACGATTACGGTCACGGAGAGGCACAAGAGACTTACGAATCTTACA AAGATGACTGGGATGGCGGTGCTTGGGGCAGCGCTGGCGGGAAGGCCCCTACTGCCCGCCAGGGCAAGTCATTTCGGGAACACCCATATGGGAGATATTAA
- the khdrbs1a gene encoding KH domain-containing, RNA-binding, signal transduction-associated protein 1a isoform X1, protein MDANNKRKNSTGDSKYLPELLAEKDSLDSSFTHAMKLLSAEIERVQKGEPKKESETYLDLFTAKNVRVKERVLIPVKQYPRFNFVGKILGPQGSTIKRLQEDTGAKISVLGKGSMRDKNKEEELRKGGDPKYAHLAMELHVHIEVFAPIPDCYLRMAHAMDEVKKFLMPVDGLDEMHPDAFMDPGFLNGSQDMSGHGRGLGPPGRGRGGPPPPRGRGMLPRGAPRGGAPRGGPGRGAAARGAPVGRGGPPPSTPNRGGAASRSRPPAQSQRMTPASALSHQQHSAKPEAYGEYAYEEPYAEASYEGYESYYSQPAPQPDTEYYDYGHGEAQETYESYTEDDWDGGAWGSAGGKAPTARQGKSFREHPYGRY, encoded by the exons ATGGATGCAAACAACAAGAGGAAGAACAGCACCGGGGACAGTAAATATCTGCCGGAGTTATTGGCGGAAAAAGACAGCCTGGACTCCTCGTTCACGCACGCCATGAAACTACTAAGCGCAG AGATTGAGAGGGTGCAGAAAGGTGAACCCAAAAAAGAGTCTGAGACATACTTGGATCTGTTCACCGCCAAAAACGTGAGGGTGAAAGAGCGAGTGCTCATTCCAGTAAAGCAGTACCCTCGA TTTAATTTCGTGGGCAAGATTCTAGGGCCGCAGGGCAGCACGATCAAACGTTTGCAGGAAGATACTGGAGCGAAAATCTCTGTACTGGGCAAAGGATCCATGAGAGATAAGAACAAG GAAGAGGAGCTGCGGAAGGGTGGAGATCCGAAGTATGCACACTTGGCTATGGAGTTGCACGTCCACATTGAAGTTTTTGCTCCCATTCCAGACTGTTACCTGCGTATGGCACATGCCATGGATGAAGTCAAAAAGTTCCTAATGCCT GTGGATGGTCTTGATGAAATGCATCCGGATGCTTTTATGGATCCAGGGTTTTTGAATGGCTCCCAGGATATGTCTGGCCATGGCAGAGGCCTCGGCCCTCCTGGCAGAGGCCGTGGTGGCCCACCACCCCCTAG GGGTCGCGGTATGCTCCCTCGTGGAGCACCACGTGGAGGAGCTCCAAGAGGCGGTCCAGGACGTGGAGCTGCAGCAAGGGGAGCTCCCGTGGGACGAGGTGGTCCTCCACCCTCCACACCAAACAGAGGAGGTGCCGCCTCTCGGTCAAGACCACCAGCACAGTCTCAGAGGATGACACCAGCATCGGCTCTCTCCCACCAACAGCACTCGGCCAAACCAGAAGCTTACGGTGAATAT GCTTATGAAGAACCATATGCGGAGGCTTCCTATGAAGGATATGAGAGCTATTACAGTCAACCTGCTCCACAGCC AGACACAGAGTATTACGATTACGGTCACGGAGAGGCACAAGAGACTTACGAATCTTACA CAGAAGATGACTGGGATGGCGGTGCTTGGGGCAGCGCTGGCGGGAAGGCCCCTACTGCCCGCCAGGGCAAGTCATTTCGGGAACACCCATATGGGAGATATTAA